The genomic region TCATTAGAAGGTTCAACAGCGTATTTTACCGCCACAGGTATTTTGATGATGTTAACTCAAAGCCTTACATTAGAACAGATGTTAGCCGGACTTTTTACAGGGACTTTAGTGGAGCTCCTACCGATACCTCTCAATGATAATCTCACTATGCCTGTTATTGCAGGATTTGCCATGCAAATAGTCGGAAGTTAAATAGATGTTGACATGGGAGATAAAAGAGGGTTAATTTAAGCAGTCAAAGAAGGTCCTAACGAAATATGGCATCTAAATTCACCAAAGAAAACATTGCAGAAATTGAAAAAGTTCTCGGAGTAAAGGCAAATGTAGGCCCGAACTATTTTAGGTTTACTCTTGAGAATAATGAAGAGAAGAGGAAACTTTCTTTGGAGATATATCCCGGATTGAAAATCGGAGATGAAGAAGGTAATTTAATCTCGATTTATACTCCAAATTCTCACCTTCAACTTCACTTTTGCGTTGGTTATGTGGTGAGTGAGATGCTTGATGAGGTGACGTTTATCTCGGAACAAGCAGGAAGACTTTGCGGCTTAATTGTTGAGAAGGGAGCAGGCTGTTCACTTTACGCTAACGTGGACAGGAAATTATTATCAGGTGATTTTACGGCGTTAGGTCCTGAAGTTATGCTTTCCGGTATTGCGCTATCTTTAACTGAAGACGTAATAGACACTAAATAAACACGCCATTTCTTATAATTTTAAAGAGAACTGATTTACACGTTTTTTATTCCGAGCAATGATCGGATTCTTAAATATAACAGCCCTATTCGGTTTAATAGCCGCATCTATTCCGCTTATCCTTCACCTTTTAAGCAAAAGGAAAAGAAAGGTTGTAAACTTCAGCAGCTTGCGATTTCTTCACGAGTTGCAGAAAAAGGAACTGAGCAGGCTGAAGTTGAAACGACTCTTATTATTGATTATCAGGACATTGATTGTGATTTCAATCGTTTTTGCGTTCAGTCGTCCTACGCTTCGCGGTTATTTACCCGGCGCTATGGCATCAACTGCCGCCGTTATAATAATCGATAATTCGCTGAGTATGAGAATGCGGGATGACGGGACTTCACTTTTTAAAAACGGCGCAGAATCGGCTTTAGAGATAATCGGAACGTTCAAAGAAACCGATAAACTTATTATTCTCAGCACTAATGGAAATTATGATGATAATGATAAAAAAGTTTGGAGTAACCCGAACGAAATCAACTTAGAAGAGATCAATGAAACTTTCGAATTCTCTAATTTAGCGGCATCACTGAATAATGCGTTGCGACTGCTTAACAGAGTTGAAGCAGCTAACAAAGAACTTTTTATTATAAGCGATTTTAAATCCGGCGATATAATTAATAAGATAATAAAGTCGGAATCTCTTAATGAAGTACATATATTTTTTGTAAAGACTACCTCGAAGAAGTTCAATACATCTATAATCAAAGTAGATCTGATAACAAAACTGCTGCGTAAAGGTGGGAATGCTGAAGTTGAAGTATCAATTTACACAGATAACATTAACTCTGAAAATGTGAGCATAGATCTTTTCTTAGAGGGAACGAGGGTCGGACAATCAACTATTTCTGTCGTTAGAGGCGCCGACTCTAAAGTGATATTCACAGTTCCAATTAAAAGTTCCGGATTTCTAAAAGGATATGCGGAGATAAGTGATGACGCGTTGATGGCTGACAACACGCGATATTTTCATCTTTTCATTCCCCCCAAAATAAGAATCTTAGCAATTGGAAGCGACGAAGACCTTCAATTTACTCTTCTTGCTCTTAAATCTTATTCATCGTACGGGTTAAATTCACCCGTTAAAAAGATAAATGCGTCAGAGACTGATAGAGTAATAACAGATGATTACGATGTTATTATTTTGTCTGCCATACCAAAGAATGATAATAGATTTATACAAAGATTGAAATCTTT from Candidatus Neomarinimicrobiota bacterium harbors:
- a CDS encoding BatA and WFA domain-containing protein, whose protein sequence is MIGFLNITALFGLIAASIPLILHLLSKRKRKVVNFSSLRFLHELQKKELSRLKLKRLLLLIIRTLIVISIVFAFSRPTLRGYLPGAMASTAAVIIIDNSLSMRMRDDGTSLFKNGAESALEIIGTFKETDKLIILSTNGNYDDNDKKVWSNPNEINLEEINETFEFSNLAASLNNALRLLNRVEAANKELFIISDFKSGDIINKIIKSESLNEVHIFFVKTTSKKFNTSIIKVDLITKLLRKGGNAEVEVSIYTDNINSENVSIDLFLEGTRVGQSTISVVRGADSKVIFTVPIKSSGFLKGYAEISDDALMADNTRYFHLFIPPKIRILAIGSDEDLQFTLLALKSYSSYGLNSPVKKINASETDRVITDDYDVIILSAIPKNDNRFIQRLKSFLSRGGGLLILPGGNFDIPEYNRKYAAELALPKIASVKENNEEAGGYLSFDFVDWNHPLFSGIFISNDEKTNFAKFKKIFLLDEPNVGKDLIRLGGNIPLLKEFEFGAGHIIMMMSAPLLTWNDFPLKGLWVPFVSRSIEYSMTGQESFSDTIKVGSELLFELTNATVENKIEIITPDGRVFSLQPTNIGNMIATKFNETFSPGSYVLKVGDEKKSIHTVNIDKNEMVAKVNIDRFAELFSDNYLKVSSPSKIINEIGNSRLGVELWRYFTILTFILLVTEMALQKSYDLKEE